The nucleotide sequence CACCTGAGATACAGGTCCTTGGCTGAGGCTTCTTATTAAATCGGAAGCAGAGTCGTAGTTTTTCTCTCTGAGTAGATCTTTTACCCTTCTCCAATCGTCCGGGCTAATAGATTTCCAACGAGAGAAGAAGATCAGCCTTTCTATGATGATTGTAAACCCTACTATGGAAACGAGAAGGATCAGAATAGGTACAGTTTCCGGTGGAATAATGGAAACCAAAGAATCTGTTTTGGCAAGGATCATATCGGCTTGAGGTTCTCCAAGGAGTAGGGTTTCCAACTCGGCTATCCCTGCCAAACGATTTTTAAAAGGAAGTATTCCTTTTTACCGGAAGCAAATTCTGCCCCGGTAAAAAAATGGGAACCCAAGAAGGAGGATTATACCGCCTTCTTTTTGAGCAATTCCTTCGCGTGATGGAGAGCGCCTTTGGAGATATTTTGACCCGCAATCATTCTTGCAAGTTCCATGGTTCTCTCCTCCATTCCTAGAAATTCAGTTTCAGAGACTGTCCTTCCCTCTTTTAATCGTTTACTCACAAGAAGATGATGGTCTGCCGCAGCTGCAATCTGCTGCAAATGTGTGACCAAAATGATCTGGTGAGTTTTAGAAAGAGTTCTTAGTTTTTTTGCTACATCCGAAGCGATCTCTCCACCCAGACCGGAGTCAATCTCGTCGAAAACTAAAACTTTTCCATCAAAATTGGAACCTAGTACACTTTTGATCGCCAGCATCACTCTGGAAATTTCTCCTCCGGAAGCGATTTTACGAAGAGGTCTTGGCTTCTCTCCAGGATTCGGACTAAAATAGAATTCCGCCTGATCCAATCCGAATTCATTTACCAAATAGGATTTTCCCTGGGCCTCCACCTCTCCCTCAGGACTTGTTTCCCAGCGAAGTACTACCTGTAAACCTGCTCCTTTCATTCCTAATACTTCCAACTCGGATTTGAGTTTGGACTCGAATTTGTTCAATACTTCTCGTCTAGATTTGGAAAGCTGTAAGCAGGCTTGGGTCAATTTATCGGCAGCCTTTTTCTTTTCTTTTTCCAAAGAGGTTTTAGAATCTAAATTTTGTTCCAAGGCGGCAAGTTCGTCTTCCGCCTTCTTCTTTGTTTCTAAAATTTCAGAAATAGAATTTCCGTATTTTTTCTTGAGCTTTTGGATCAGATCCAATCTGGATTGTACATGGGATAATCTTTCCGGAGAAAAGAATACCTCTTCCTTTTGGTCCTGGGCGGTAGTATTGATCTCACGGATCGTAACGTACGCCTCTCTGAGGGCGGCATCCATTTCGTTTAATGATTCGTTTAAAACTTTGATCTTGTCGGATGCGGCAAGCACCTTGGGAAAAATCCCTAAAACGGAAGATTCGCTTTCATGTAGGTAACCGGTGATAATATCCAGATTCTCGGCGAGTTTTTCTCCATGGACGAGCAAGTTCTCTTCCTTACTCAGCTCTTCCTCTTCCCCCTGTTTTAGATTGGCGGAATGGATCTCTTCTATCTGGTATTGGAGGATTTCTTTTTTCCGATTCCGATCTGCATGGGATAGTTCCATCTCTTCTAATCTTCTTTTAAGACTTTTATAGGTTAAAAACCCTTCCTTCAC is from Leptospira sp. WS58.C1 and encodes:
- the recN gene encoding DNA repair protein RecN, translated to MLQTITIRDFALIESAQIDLSKGLTAITGETGSGKSLLLDALSSLLGGKSSTMDIRTGSDKYCLEAEFDISQNPAAKTWMQEHGFRLDGSVVVIRKEFTRDGKTKIQINHSLSSAQVLRGLGEILSEVHNQNDQILLLDKAQQLDILDSFAGLHTLRGEVKEGFLTYKSLKRRLEEMELSHADRNRKKEILQYQIEEIHSANLKQGEEEELSKEENLLVHGEKLAENLDIITGYLHESESSVLGIFPKVLAASDKIKVLNESLNEMDAALREAYVTIREINTTAQDQKEEVFFSPERLSHVQSRLDLIQKLKKKYGNSISEILETKKKAEDELAALEQNLDSKTSLEKEKKKAADKLTQACLQLSKSRREVLNKFESKLKSELEVLGMKGAGLQVVLRWETSPEGEVEAQGKSYLVNEFGLDQAEFYFSPNPGEKPRPLRKIASGGEISRVMLAIKSVLGSNFDGKVLVFDEIDSGLGGEIASDVAKKLRTLSKTHQIILVTHLQQIAAAADHHLLVSKRLKEGRTVSETEFLGMEERTMELARMIAGQNISKGALHHAKELLKKKAV